atatcatatactagctgcccgaccttcctccggaagaaattatttttttataatttaatttaaaaacatatgactattttttgactatacaaataatataatataattacatattgtagttattgttattgctaatttctgaaaataatatatcctacattttgaattcaaccactggagtggtaaattttattatttttattatagaatagagataaggtagaaaaaaaatgtaacaataaattatttgttcaatgaataatatatatttcaaatggaaaaatgtaagtgcaaacaaataaataaataattaataataattaaaacaataataaataaacaaataaaccggtttccttcgtctccaaaatcaagttagattcttatatatatatatatatatatagattataatattaatgattttaaacagACATAATCGATTATTAGTTTTGCAATAATACACTTACTTACTTGTTCACAATGTGCAACTCCTCTCGTAACAGTCGCTACCATACCAAAGTTTACCTGCTCAATCattctcataagtcataatatgtAAACTGTATTGTCTGTATATAGTTTAACTATAACTTTCCTTTCTTTCGGTCTAGGTTTatcaagtacataatattattattattattcttaaatcttAGTAGTAGTTACTACCTAATAgtagtatataagtattattgtaGATTATTGTAGGCAGGCCCGTATTTAGAGGTGGGCAACAGGGGCGTAATGacgggggggatatgggggatagatcccccccccgtgagctgtatttatatattgtcttatactcttatacctacaaatagttcaaatacaaacttataaattattacgaaattagaaaaaaaataaaatgtttagtttttttggtataaacattatacccaggtataaaacttatacccaggtataaaaatatttacccggtaAGCGATtaacatatttcaaaataaacatacacattataggcggtaagtaattcgataatgggaaaaacccccatttcaaaaacatattataataataaaaatgtaacttcaagatttacatttcgtagaatgaatagtaatactacgaacgctcaccgacactttatacattgattattacgaTTACGTTTAGACAGTGGACACTACACAGTCAGAACACACCGTGTCATTTCCTCATAGTCATATTATTGTCACACAacttagtaattgattttatttttataagctaaaagaaaaatggatcaaaaaaaagtaagctaccagcaactagtagtactccattgaatttttttaaaaagaagcttGGAATTGACGTagggtattacaattttaaattattcaaaatactaaacattattaggcccagaactaaatgttttaaaatcgtacaaaatgtgtacgacgtattttatataattataattatttataattagtattacaaaTCGCGCTAAaagtatgcaaaattaaataaacaccagttaaaaaatgtattgaaaatttaactgcagtcactgcagtttattcaatcaactattaggtatctatgtcatattaatttttataaaaaatttgaatgagtttattaaaaaaaatagaatttaataatttataataataattaataatgcataatatttaataataattttacctacacactttcttatttattatttaaagaaacagagaaatctgatgatgtattacgggcaaagcccccccataagtttgccatacaaatttattttgatcccctcccatgaaacattctcaattacgccactggaGGGCCAGGGTGGGCCATTGCCCCTATTGGTGGGACTTGGGGGGCGGaacattttcatgaatttttttttatttttaagccaacatagtattataactataaaattatgtaaaatgtttttttccttaTGTATTGTGATTTGGTGGAGATTTctccaaattttattttaggataatattctttcaaatatatttttatgctaacaataataattccttGGATAATTGTAAATGACATGATAACAGCCCGCAACTAGCGTTGTTGTAACTAAGTAAAACACAACATgataataaagtttattttacttttacgtaATACCTACGtcttgattaatgattattaataaaattaagatcagaaaaaatgcaattaaaattaataatacatttttttcagtttataatttatctttataatatgagtataaacCATAATTACTCGGATATCAATGGCACTAGTACTAGATTCTGATATTGAGATATGtattcatattgtatacatttttattttacttaggtatatactgtatacttttttttataaaaactataatatgtttatttaacattggttTTCTTAGAGATTTAAGAGATaactaataaatgaaaatatgaaatattggaaGGAATGGAGTTTAGCTAGAAATcgattttcgtgaatttttgtCTTCAACATGTGTGTTTTCCATGCTTAATGATGgtactataaaaaaagttggtCGAATTTTCTGTAGAagttataagattaaaaaaacttcaaaaccttaaaatcttattattaaaatgattttttttatcgttataattttgGGGAAATCAGAAATTACCTATTGtacttactgtatattatattgttaataaagaaattttataaaaaaaaaccctgatGAATGGAAATTCGCAAACTCGtgtataactttgaaactaagtCCGGCCGACGAATTTTGTCTTGACTGTTCTTAactcattaaaaaacaaatcggtttcaaaaaaaaaaaatttcaaaatctaaCCACATTTATGAGTCATAAATTATGACCCAAAATAAAAGGTAccttaaattataagaaataacttTTTAGGGGGTGGAAAAATATGTTTCCCAGGggtacaaaatgttcaaatacggcCCTGATTGTAGGTACATCaacataattacaattattggcTACTATGCTGACGGTTTCGTCGTTAGTCGTAGTCAGTGTTGCATTTACATCATATAGTGGCAGTGCCGcctttttggttattttgtgttttaaagtTCTTAAAGtcatcgtttttttatttttataaagcatattgtataataatattatcagcgcttgaattgaaaaaaaaactagaaggAGGATGCAAAGGTGTAAAAAAATGTgcttacctaaatatttatttaatatgttttattgactagaatattattttaaggggtacacaaaattatttttttaatatttgagggACTCCGTTCCATTGAGAGAACTTTGGTatagttgaattattaataaaattattaaatttttaaattaatttatgtaatttttaatacatacattggTTACATGCTGTAACTcaaagcattttttaaataaaaatacatcaaaagtCTTAAAtgacttcattttttttatgttttattaattgttttccgatatttacaaaataacacAAATACTCGTAACTAATAAATCTAGTTAAATTAGGAGATGTTTCATGagacataatgcatatttaaacattaaatgaatgattgaaaaattgttgtaattaaatttctacccaataataaattagaacttAACttagtagttatttattttattttgtttttcatttacaaaaactatatttgatagTAATTGGGATGTAAACAatttgtaagtaggtatagcttaaaaactaaaaaataataaactacaaaatagttattttgaataatatcaaatattattatatactatactatatttacatattacataataatttacttaaatacacagaaatacaacattaaaattaatattaaattacaaattacaacagGTGTTCTTTATTTTTTCGCTTTAATACCTTGTTTAAACTTGAgacttaatattgaaattaaaattgtaacaaATATCCAAAGCGTTATTGATATAAACCCTTGCATAACTATAGGATGAGATAATCCCCAATTTCTTGCAGTTATTGATCTAAATGCGTCAACTGATAAAGTCAATGGAAAGAAAAGACtaatcttttttaatattggatCCATGGCTTCTAATGGCCACATAATACCTGagttaaagtataaagtattaataatttatcaatcacAAGTTTTTTCACGAAGACTTACCGCTTAAAAATACTTGTGACATAACCAAACATATTCCAAAGAACGTTGTGATTTTCTCTTCATCAAAAGTAATACTCGCCGCAAAACCTATGACATATTAAgggtataacattttaaaaccttaTTATAAAAACTCCTTCTCCAACTGCATTGGAATTTAAACtttcaagtaaatattttttataaataaatgcataaactggaattaaatttttacatcagGTGTATGTACTTACCCATAAATGTCCCACATATTCCTTGTAAGAATACAAGTACAAAAGGCATAATCCAGCTACTTAAAAATGGATGATCAAACACGATGAACTGTAGTATGAATACTGTGATAGTTTGAAcgattaacattataatttgtaccaCCAATTGTGACAAAATAACTTCAAGAATGGTGAGTCCtgttcataaatacatttaatttaattaatttgaaaatgaacCTAATGTGCAGAATAATGCATCAATTTATAATGACCTGATGAAAGACTCCTTTCAATTAAACCGCTATTTTTCTCCATGCTAATTGATAACGCTGTAAACAGGAACGTCAAGTATAACTCCaatctaaaacatttttaaaagttggttgAAGTTGAAACactcaaaaatatacaaatcttAGGCGGCGCCACTGCCCACTAGTTCAGCTGGTGTCATTAAATTCTAAAgcatttaaaatctttttttagtCTTAAACTTTTCTATAGAAGTAGGTACTgatgtatgaaatatttctaccgggtttttttttagtgttgtaTGTAAAAATCTAGAAATTAAAATGTCCTACCTATATGATGATTGATGAGCTATTATGATTTCATGATGTATCATGCATGATTTTTAGAGACTTCTTACTAATCCAAAAATGGTGCTccgtaaaatgtttaaaaagatTACTAGTCAGTAGGTAGTCAcagttaaatacataaattagaataaataatataaattttcatattaacgTACATCGATATTATTGCTGCAGCTCCGTAATGTGACATATTAATGTCATATAAGGTTCCAAATACAGGCTCCATCaactaaaataacatttttggtttGGTTGATAAGTATGATTTTTcgttaaacaattattgatattttatatgtatacattcatACCGTTATTGGTACTGGATCTAATGCCGTAGTAACTGCagttttattacaaattgtaaaagaTTGAGTGAGACTTTTATAACTTTGATGTAATTTTCCTTGGATTATTGTTCTAAGTACATAGTCTGAAATGAAAACAGagttatatttaacatttttatttttttaatattattataatactaaaatattacttgACATATCTAATGATGCTTTAATTGCAGATTCTTCTATATCATGTGAACTCATTATTGATGGATCACTAAATTTCACTCCGATCATATCAGTAAAATTTTTTGCAAATGTTACGAAACCCCACGTATGACCGTGTCTTGCGTCTTGTCTTGCTAACTTCTCATCATCTTTGTACATTGTCTGTcggtgttataaaatataatttatgttgttatattctttttatgattgattaaaataaagaaagCATATGTAGgaacttaaattttaagaaacattatttaaataaaattgcaaaaataattaactactgaaaaaaagtaaaattttaaatcttaaataatataattttaatcaccAGAGTTAGATCATGTTTTTCCATCTCCTTCATATATTTGCAACTTAGTGGAATTTTGCTATCACATAAATCATACGTCTTATATGAGCAATGTGAAGGATTTTCATAATTGACGATTCCTACGTTGAGTGGTTGTGGGGATTGTCCAatggttaaattataaatcgttATAGTTAAAAGTGGTAAGagacaaacaaacaaaatgattctaaaataaataattggcacagtttaatttaattattgaatgtataatagcggttggtatataatattatactaacgtCCAATTCCTGACGCTCCAATACCAATGTTTCAATAATTGAGCTTTGAACCGTTTTGGCGAGAAAAGTGATGATTTTTCCAGTGACGTCGTAGCTGGCTGTAAAGTGGATTTTTTTCTTGGTGGTTcctaataagttatattaccgTATTAGTAAACATGATATGCTATGTTAGGCACATCAATGTGACATAATCTACgctaaagataaaataaattgtactcaACAATTGTTTCCGTATCCGAAGTCTGCTTCTGGCTGAGTATTAAAAAGGCACTTTCGAGTGTGTCAGCATTGCAAGACGCCATAATTTCCAATGGAGGCGCTTCAGATAGTAAAATGCCTTTCCTCATCAAACCTATCTGAATTTAAATCGAGTTTGAAATCATAgacattttattacaaaatattatataatattgtatcgttaATAAATTTACTGTGTTTGCAAGCCGTGCTTCTTCAATGTAATGAGTTGTGATAATTATCGTTTTTCCACGGTTCGTTAAATCTTGTAAATACTCCCATATGCTAAATagtttcacatttatatagacatttagtattttagtgtaCGAGAATGTatctgtttattaattattaattatttataacatataaagaTTAAATCATTGTTATTAGGTACAAGTGAACTCGGAGAGGATAAAcgattagttttcaattttaatcttCCAACATTATTTGCTATTATTGGGACTTAAGCCGGTTTATAgttgtgtttatactttataataatgaaaaattaatattaataatagaattaattatcaataataatgattactgAAAGACAAATAGACTAAATTGTTTACCATTTAGTATTTGTACCTTACCTTGCACTAATGATTGGATCGAGTCCGACAGTGGGCTCATCCAATATCAACAAACTCGGGTCGTGCAAAAGAGCTGTACACAAGGAGAACCTTCTTTGTTGTCCACcgctaaaaattatttctcaatattgaattatcaatgcgaaaatcaaaagtttgttacatattttatataaatattttttaaaaattacctcaTTGAACCAAATTGAGTCTTGGCCGGGGGCATTTCCATTAAATTGATCAACTTTTCAcctttatctataatatcttcATAAGACATTTCGTACAAGGATCCAAAATAATGGAAAGTTTCTAGTATGTTAAATTCGTCGTAAAGTGCTAaatcctaaataaaaatataaaaatatataagtgaaataattatcataataattattattataatatgtacctaatactaattattgtcataccaattttttatgtagtacttatacaataatttataataataataataataataaaaacaataataaataaacaaataaaccggtttccttcgtctccaaaaccaagttagattcttatataatatagatactagaTAGATGATATAAATACCGAGTGACTCATTTGACGTATGGcactgattattttaaaaattattagcatttttgataatatttgtttttgaaaattttaaatcattaaaaataaaatttttctaaaaagataattttttaaaattttttcccactatcgttataattttttacatattcgtcaagcttttagtgcatatttatgggttttagttatataatagatattacttatttacgtTGAATATTccatacttaattattttctaacatatattatgtatattttttccgATCAATCAACAGTCCAAGGCGTTCAGCaaagttgaattttaaaatttatttagtgttttaatttttttataaatgaaatgaaatataaattaattaaattaaatttgtattaattaaaatatagcttaaatgaatgaataattattaattaatgcattattattgatgcatattttaaataaactgtaagcatatttgtatacttgtccaaaatttgatttttatacaaaatacttggaataatattctgctttggaatataaaattaaaagaatattatattgtaattcaaaatagtaaaaaaatatttaaattgattacgttaagaaattgtaaaatataattttttccaaaaatgttgcttagtgaaaacttaaaatattatgaaaaagaaatattttcaaaaacatgagTGTTTTCTGAAATTAAGAGTGCCTCACGTTAAATGCATAATTTCGAGTATTGCGTTAACGATTATCTACCGACAAAACATTTAAGCACTCGTTAATGATGTGGATATACTcaataatgctataaaaaatgtattattattattaaattatacatattatatagtataagacCTCCGTGTGTTGgattatacatcaatatttattacgtatgtattgtatatttgtatgggtTTAGAATAGTGTAGCTGATAATCAAGtcgctaataatatataatgatacctTCATGTTACAATTAAGGgaacatatataaaaaatgtattatattattggtttttaattcaagttacttattatattaaatcaacaaTAAGATAATATCCGGTAGATTTAAACgggttatacctataatattgagATAAAGGTCACGGCGACTGGGTGATAATTTCCTCAAAATATCGACAAAGGTACGTACAGAATTTTAATCTTAATTGCATACataaataggtagtaggttAAAACTTGTTTCAATGTCTTCCATATTGtgcatagtacctattatataacataataattaaggtGAACGTacgaagtaggtaggtataatttaattggtattaaaaaaataattttattatttttattagcctaggggtaaaaattacctaatccACTGCTGCTTATAGGATGTTCTTTAATTTCCATGTGCATCCATTTACAGTGTTAATGAATATactcaattatttattgatcaaaACTTTGATAGATGGATAACTATTAACTAGTGACtattatagttgtaaaaa
This portion of the Acyrthosiphon pisum isolate AL4f chromosome A1, pea_aphid_22Mar2018_4r6ur, whole genome shotgun sequence genome encodes:
- the LOC100167984 gene encoding ABC transporter G family member 23, with the protein product MEDINLDHVRETSNDINLAVKITDAYKAYNSAAVVLNGFNMNVEKGTIYGLLGPSGCGKTTLLSCIIGRGRLDSGHIQLSVKKKKEIGYMPQDLALYDEFNILETFHYFGSLYEMSYEDIIDKGEKLINLMEMPPAKTQFGSMSGGQQRRFSLCTALLHDPSLLILDEPTVGLDPIISASIWEYLQDLTNRGKTIIITTHYIEEARLANTIGLMRKGILLSEAPPLEIMASCNADTLESAFLILSQKQTSDTETIEPPRKKSTLQPATTSLEKSSLFSPKRFKAQLLKHWYWSVRNWTIILFVCLLPLLTITIYNLTIGQSPQPLNVGIVNYENPSHCSYKTYDLCDSKIPLSCKYMKEMEKHDLTLTMYKDDEKLARQDARHGHTWGFVTFAKNFTDMIGVKFSDPSIMSSHDIEESAIKASLDMSNYVLRTIIQGKLHQSYKSLTQSFTICNKTAVTTALDPVPITLMEPVFGTLYDINMSHYGAAAIISILELYLTFLFTALSISMEKNSGLIERSLSSGLTILEVILSQLVVQIIMLIVQTITVFILQFIVFDHPFLSSWIMPFVLVFLQGICGTFMGFAASITFDEEKITTFFGICLVMSQVFLSGIMWPLEAMDPILKKISLFFPLTLSVDAFRSITARNWGLSHPIVMQGFISITLWIFVTILISILSLKFKQGIKAKK